One Syntrophaceae bacterium DNA window includes the following coding sequences:
- a CDS encoding TolC family protein — MRNRIHAAAASGLTWTLLWMFLLASAWPPSSSAAQERAFTLIEAVRYALEHNNEIRAAGSSLAARKDDVGAARSNLLPKVYFEERALRTNNPTYAFMAKLNQGRFAQQDFAIDGLNNPNPVNDYQTLFAAEQPIFAPKAWVGLDMSKREHEAESVEFTRKKEEIAFKVCRAWLMVHTAKAQLAAAEKGVEDAQEHYRIAKLRYEADLGMVADTLRAGTAASEAKQRRVTAEKQLHLARRMLGLLLGLSGSAEVSGEIPDFEIRDIEEYAKASRARGDVRSMELRYENAEKSVRMAEMEYLPYVGIGGGYQWNDPANLFGGSGDSWQVSAFLRWNLFDGARREHERSKAKHQARQAHEHLEGLRKAAAYGLYQAQLGVEEARANLELAREALKTAEEGKRLVQIRYENAFSPIVDMLDAQVVLDRARAGLVARENEYRVAVLNLGWEGGTLLRDLGIEPDEKKDRP; from the coding sequence ATGCGCAACAGGATCCATGCCGCGGCTGCGTCCGGATTGACATGGACCCTTCTCTGGATGTTCCTTCTGGCCTCGGCTTGGCCCCCGTCATCGTCCGCCGCGCAGGAGCGGGCCTTCACCCTCATCGAGGCCGTCCGCTACGCCCTGGAGCACAACAACGAGATCCGCGCCGCCGGCAGCTCCCTTGCCGCCCGGAAGGACGATGTCGGGGCGGCCCGGAGCAACCTCCTGCCGAAGGTCTATTTCGAGGAGCGCGCCCTGCGGACCAACAACCCCACCTATGCCTTCATGGCCAAGCTCAACCAGGGCCGCTTCGCGCAGCAGGACTTCGCCATCGACGGTCTCAACAACCCGAATCCCGTCAATGACTACCAGACGCTGTTTGCCGCCGAGCAGCCGATCTTCGCACCAAAGGCGTGGGTGGGCCTCGACATGTCGAAGCGCGAGCACGAGGCCGAAAGCGTCGAGTTCACCCGCAAGAAGGAGGAGATCGCCTTCAAGGTCTGCCGGGCCTGGCTCATGGTCCACACGGCAAAGGCGCAACTCGCGGCGGCTGAAAAAGGGGTCGAGGACGCCCAGGAGCACTACCGCATCGCAAAGCTGCGCTACGAGGCCGACCTCGGCATGGTCGCCGACACCCTGAGGGCCGGCACGGCGGCCAGCGAGGCGAAACAGCGGAGGGTCACCGCAGAGAAACAGCTCCATCTCGCCCGGCGCATGCTCGGCCTGCTGTTGGGGCTTTCCGGTTCGGCCGAAGTGTCCGGGGAGATCCCGGATTTCGAGATCCGCGATATCGAGGAGTACGCGAAGGCCTCCCGGGCCCGGGGCGACGTCCGCTCCATGGAGCTTCGCTACGAGAATGCCGAGAAGAGCGTCCGCATGGCGGAAATGGAGTATCTGCCCTACGTGGGCATCGGCGGCGGCTACCAGTGGAACGACCCGGCCAACCTCTTCGGGGGGTCGGGCGACAGCTGGCAGGTCTCAGCCTTTCTGCGCTGGAACCTCTTCGACGGGGCGAGGCGCGAGCACGAGCGCTCGAAGGCGAAACACCAGGCCCGGCAGGCGCATGAGCATCTCGAGGGATTGCGGAAAGCCGCAGCGTACGGGCTCTACCAGGCGCAGCTCGGCGTCGAGGAGGCGAGGGCGAACCTGGAACTTGCCCGGGAGGCCCTGAAAACGGCGGAAGAGGGGAAGCGGCTCGTGCAGATCCGGTACGAGAACGCCTTCTCGCCCATCGTGGACATGCTGGATGCCCAGGTCGTGCTCGACCGGGCGCGTGCAGGCCTGGTGGCAAGGGAAAACGAGTACCGCGTCGCCGTTCTCAACCTCGGCTGGGAGGGCGGCACGCTCCTTCGGGATCTCGGGATCGAACCGGATGAAAAGAAGGACCGACCATGA
- a CDS encoding efflux RND transporter periplasmic adaptor subunit, producing the protein MIRADERKRIAAVRTALMALALLAGCGDRVAPGTADVKRPAVTGVTVSEVQPVRVGEFYETSGTVRARVSSVIASRVMGSVTAVHVRAGDRVQAGQLLATLDDRDAAQRVRAAEQAFEAAKQGRSMAELTWQRYRKLHDEKALARQEIDQIETQKKVADAQYEQARAGLEEARVWQGFTRITAPLPGVVTERRVDPGSMAMPGMPLFTVEGDGGFQLEAAVDEALSGKVRVGTSAAVTIDTLGLDTAGQVIEVVPAVDPVTRTFIVKIALAGRGLKSGLFARVRLPRGEREAILVPKEAVVERGQLTGVFAVDPRGIVTYRLVRTGKTFEGGIEVLSGLQAGDRIVTAGLEKAVDGGQITGGASP; encoded by the coding sequence ATGATCAGAGCGGATGAACGGAAACGGATCGCGGCTGTCCGCACGGCCCTGATGGCCCTGGCTCTCCTGGCCGGCTGCGGCGACAGGGTGGCCCCCGGCACGGCGGACGTGAAGAGGCCAGCCGTCACCGGCGTGACCGTCTCGGAGGTCCAGCCTGTCAGGGTCGGCGAATTCTATGAAACGTCGGGCACCGTGAGGGCCCGCGTCTCGAGCGTCATCGCAAGCCGCGTCATGGGGTCGGTCACGGCCGTACACGTCCGCGCGGGCGATCGCGTGCAGGCGGGGCAGCTCCTGGCCACGCTCGACGACCGCGACGCGGCCCAGAGGGTGCGCGCCGCCGAGCAGGCCTTTGAGGCGGCGAAGCAGGGGCGATCCATGGCCGAGCTGACCTGGCAGCGCTACAGGAAACTCCATGACGAAAAGGCCCTGGCCAGGCAGGAAATCGACCAGATCGAGACGCAGAAAAAAGTGGCCGACGCCCAGTACGAACAGGCCAGGGCCGGGCTCGAGGAGGCGCGCGTCTGGCAGGGCTTCACCCGGATCACGGCGCCCTTGCCGGGCGTCGTGACGGAGCGGCGCGTCGACCCGGGGAGCATGGCCATGCCGGGTATGCCCCTGTTCACCGTCGAGGGCGACGGCGGTTTTCAGCTGGAGGCAGCCGTTGACGAAGCCCTGTCGGGGAAAGTCCGCGTCGGGACGAGCGCCGCCGTCACGATAGACACGCTGGGCCTCGACACGGCGGGCCAGGTCATCGAGGTTGTCCCTGCCGTGGACCCGGTGACGAGGACCTTCATCGTGAAGATCGCCCTGGCCGGCAGGGGGCTCAAGAGCGGCCTCTTTGCCCGGGTTCGTCTGCCCCGGGGCGAACGCGAGGCCATCCTCGTCCCGAAAGAGGCCGTCGTGGAACGGGGCCAGCTCACGGGCGTCTTTGCCGTGGATCCCCGGGGCATCGTGACCTACAGGCTGGTGCGCACCGGCAAAACCTTCGAAGGCGGCATCGAGGTTCTCTCGGGTCTCCAGGCCGGCGACCGCATCGTCACGGCCGGACTGGAAAAAGCCGTCGACGGCGGGCAGATAACCGGGGGAGCATCCCCATGA
- a CDS encoding efflux RND transporter permease subunit produces MSDRIGIAGQIARAFILSKLTPLIVVASLLLGVFAVLVTPREEEPQIVVPMIDVIVTYPGASAREVEERVTRPMEKLLWEIKGVEYIYSIVKPGFNLTIVRFYVGESMEESLVKLYNKLMSNYDRIPPGVSQPMVKAKSIDDVPILTLTLWSESPRITGYELRRVALELCTEIKKDQNVAEFTVIGGQRRQARITLDPARLKAYNVSAFQIMDAIGRSNYSLPSGSYPSGNREILVDTGALLSSIEDVGRVVVAVHNARPVYLRDVAILQDGPEEPAGYVFMGLGPASPRKGIAGSPAGQNEAVTIAVAKKKGANASVVARDALAKVDALRGRLIPSDVNVTVTRNYGETAREKSDELLEHMLIATVSVIILIALALGTREAAVVAVAVPVTLALTLLINYLYGYTLNRVTLFALIFSIGILVDDAIVVVENIHRHFKHHGAGVDQAVRAVDEVGNPTILATWTVIAALLPMAFVSGLMGPYMRPIPVGASAAMLFSLLVAFIVTPWMSYHILGKAGRKAHHRPEKDFFPVYERIIAPLMDSAKRRRLALAGVGGLLLLAMALVPLKLVTVKMLPFDNKSEMQVIIDMPEGSALEKTAALAQEMGGYLKQVPEVTDYQLYVGTAAPFNFNGLVRHYFLRSGANVADIQVNLVAKGERKAQSHDIAKRLRPGLKEIADRYGARIKVAEIPPGPPVLSTLVAEVYGPDANRRIEIARQIRDIFEQTPGVVDVDWYVEADQKKLLFEANRTKAAESGISIEALSQSMRIALSGAVAGLVHLEKEKEPVDIFLRMPLEDRATPSTLQSLNVPSRLGSQVPLAELVSVREGVGEKTIYHKNLKSVTYVIGDVAGSEESPVYAILKMKDAVRNLKLPEGYELKQYDAVQPWLEETYAMKWDGEWQITIEVFRDLGIAFAAVLVIIYILVVAWFRSFVTPLIIMAPIPLTLVGILPGHWIFGAFFTATSMIGFIALSGIIVRNSILLVDFAEHELRQGRGLRHALLTAGAVRFRPIVLTAAAVVVGSFVMLFDPIFQGLAIAMMFGAVAATGLTLVVIPLLYYELFRNRGPDETDAALQQ; encoded by the coding sequence ATGAGCGACCGCATCGGGATTGCCGGCCAGATCGCCCGGGCCTTCATCCTCTCGAAGCTCACCCCGCTCATCGTTGTCGCTTCGCTCCTGCTGGGAGTCTTCGCCGTCCTCGTGACTCCACGCGAGGAGGAGCCGCAGATCGTCGTCCCGATGATCGACGTCATCGTGACCTACCCCGGCGCCTCGGCCAGGGAGGTCGAGGAGCGCGTCACCCGGCCCATGGAAAAGCTCCTCTGGGAGATCAAGGGCGTCGAGTACATCTACTCCATCGTCAAGCCGGGGTTCAACCTGACCATCGTCCGGTTCTACGTGGGCGAGAGCATGGAGGAGAGCCTCGTCAAGCTCTACAACAAGCTCATGTCCAACTACGACCGGATCCCGCCCGGCGTCTCCCAGCCGATGGTCAAGGCCAAGTCCATCGACGACGTGCCCATCCTCACGCTCACACTGTGGAGCGAAAGCCCCCGCATCACGGGCTACGAGCTTCGGCGGGTGGCCCTCGAGCTCTGCACGGAGATCAAGAAGGACCAGAACGTGGCCGAATTCACCGTGATCGGCGGCCAGCGCCGGCAGGCCCGGATCACCCTCGACCCGGCGAGGCTCAAGGCCTACAACGTCTCGGCCTTCCAGATCATGGACGCCATCGGCAGATCCAACTACTCCCTGCCCTCCGGCAGCTACCCCTCGGGCAACCGAGAGATCCTGGTCGATACGGGAGCCCTCCTTTCGAGCATCGAGGACGTGGGCCGCGTCGTCGTGGCCGTGCACAACGCAAGGCCCGTGTACCTGAGGGATGTGGCGATTCTCCAGGACGGCCCCGAGGAGCCCGCCGGCTACGTCTTCATGGGACTCGGGCCCGCGAGCCCGCGCAAGGGCATCGCCGGGAGCCCCGCCGGGCAGAACGAGGCCGTCACGATCGCCGTCGCGAAGAAAAAGGGCGCCAATGCCAGTGTCGTGGCCCGCGATGCGCTGGCGAAGGTCGATGCGCTCAGGGGCCGGCTCATTCCCTCGGACGTGAACGTCACGGTGACGCGCAACTACGGGGAGACGGCCAGGGAAAAGTCCGACGAGCTGCTCGAGCACATGCTCATCGCCACGGTCTCCGTCATCATTCTCATCGCCCTGGCCCTGGGGACGCGCGAGGCCGCCGTCGTGGCCGTCGCGGTCCCTGTCACGCTGGCCCTCACCCTGCTCATCAACTACCTCTACGGCTACACGCTGAACCGCGTGACCCTGTTTGCCCTCATCTTCTCCATCGGCATCCTCGTCGACGACGCCATCGTCGTCGTCGAGAACATCCACCGGCACTTCAAGCACCATGGTGCCGGTGTCGATCAGGCCGTGCGGGCCGTCGACGAGGTGGGCAACCCGACGATCCTCGCCACCTGGACGGTTATCGCCGCCCTCCTGCCCATGGCCTTCGTGTCGGGCCTCATGGGCCCCTACATGCGCCCCATCCCCGTGGGGGCCTCGGCGGCCATGCTCTTCTCGCTGCTGGTGGCCTTCATCGTGACTCCCTGGATGAGTTATCACATCCTGGGGAAAGCGGGCAGGAAGGCACATCACAGGCCCGAAAAGGACTTCTTCCCCGTCTACGAGCGGATCATTGCCCCGCTGATGGACAGCGCAAAGAGGAGGCGGCTCGCCCTGGCCGGCGTGGGGGGCCTGCTGCTTCTGGCGATGGCCCTCGTCCCGCTGAAACTCGTCACGGTGAAGATGCTGCCCTTCGACAACAAGAGCGAGATGCAGGTGATCATCGACATGCCCGAGGGGAGCGCCCTGGAGAAAACGGCGGCGCTCGCGCAGGAGATGGGCGGTTACCTGAAGCAGGTGCCCGAGGTGACGGACTACCAGCTCTACGTGGGGACGGCGGCGCCCTTCAACTTCAACGGCCTCGTCCGCCACTACTTCCTGCGCTCCGGCGCGAACGTAGCGGACATCCAGGTCAACCTCGTCGCCAAGGGCGAGCGGAAGGCCCAGAGCCACGACATCGCCAAGCGGCTGCGGCCGGGCCTCAAGGAGATCGCGGACCGCTACGGCGCCCGGATCAAGGTGGCCGAGATCCCGCCGGGTCCGCCCGTGCTGAGCACGCTCGTGGCCGAGGTCTACGGGCCGGACGCGAACCGCCGGATCGAGATCGCCCGGCAGATCCGCGATATCTTCGAGCAGACCCCCGGGGTGGTCGACGTGGACTGGTACGTCGAGGCCGACCAGAAGAAGCTCCTCTTCGAGGCGAACCGGACGAAGGCAGCCGAAAGCGGCATCTCCATCGAGGCACTCTCCCAGAGCATGCGGATCGCCCTGTCGGGGGCCGTGGCGGGCCTCGTCCACCTCGAGAAGGAAAAGGAGCCCGTGGACATCTTTCTCCGCATGCCCCTGGAGGACCGGGCTACTCCCTCGACGCTTCAGTCCCTCAACGTGCCGTCCCGGCTGGGCAGCCAGGTCCCGCTGGCCGAGCTGGTGAGCGTGCGCGAGGGCGTGGGCGAGAAGACGATCTACCACAAGAACCTCAAGAGCGTGACCTATGTCATCGGGGACGTGGCCGGCTCCGAGGAGAGCCCTGTCTACGCGATCCTGAAGATGAAGGATGCCGTCCGGAACCTGAAGCTCCCGGAGGGTTACGAACTGAAGCAGTACGACGCGGTCCAGCCCTGGCTGGAGGAGACCTACGCGATGAAATGGGACGGCGAGTGGCAGATCACGATCGAGGTCTTCCGTGACCTGGGCATCGCCTTTGCCGCCGTGCTCGTCATCATCTACATCCTGGTGGTGGCCTGGTTCCGCAGCTTCGTGACGCCCCTGATCATCATGGCGCCCATCCCGCTGACCCTGGTGGGAATCCTGCCGGGCCACTGGATCTTCGGGGCCTTTTTCACGGCCACCTCGATGATCGGCTTCATCGCCCTCTCCGGCATCATCGTGCGCAACTCCATCCTGCTCGTCGACTTCGCCGAGCACGAGTTGCGGCAGGGCCGGGGCCTGCGCCATGCTCTCCTGACGGCAGGCGCCGTCCGGTTCCGGCCCATCGTGCTCACGGCGGCAGCCGTCGTGGTGGGCTCCTTCGTCATGCTCTTCGACCCCATCTTCCAGGGCCTGGCCATCGCCATGATGTTCGGCGCCGTGGCGGCCACGGGGCTCACCCTCGTCGTGATCCCCCTGCTCTACTACGAGCTCTTCCGCAACAGGGGACCCGACGAGACGGATGCGGCGTTGCAACAGTAG
- a CDS encoding TGS domain-containing protein, with the protein MPANLPPEYFEADRRYKQASTTAEKIAALEDLITTVPKHKGTDHLRADLRRKLSQLNKEAQEQRKKKGGGRESLYNVPREGAAQVAIVGFANSGKSSILANLTKAAPVIADYPLSTVLPCPGMMPYEDIQIQLVDLPPIPNETTDGWVSGIMRVADALLIVVDLSEDADVQLELILDQIGRWNIRTEKPKEAETRVLVKRALVAANKKDKPGAMENFERLKAAYGSRYPIVAVSCLKKDGLEDLKQEIFRLASIIRVYSKPPGKEPDLSMPYTVPVGSTVMDVAEKVHKDFVTKLKYARVWGSAKFDGMRVERTHVLKDKDIVELNM; encoded by the coding sequence ATGCCGGCCAACCTCCCGCCGGAATACTTCGAGGCAGACAGACGGTACAAGCAGGCCTCCACGACGGCCGAGAAGATCGCCGCCCTGGAGGACCTGATCACCACGGTCCCCAAGCACAAGGGGACCGACCACCTGCGCGCCGACCTCCGGAGGAAACTCTCCCAGCTCAACAAGGAGGCCCAGGAGCAGCGCAAGAAGAAGGGCGGCGGCCGCGAAAGCCTCTACAATGTCCCCCGCGAGGGGGCTGCGCAGGTCGCGATCGTCGGATTCGCCAATTCGGGGAAGTCCTCGATCCTGGCGAACCTCACCAAGGCCGCCCCCGTCATCGCCGATTACCCCCTGTCGACGGTTTTGCCTTGCCCGGGCATGATGCCCTACGAGGATATCCAGATCCAGCTCGTCGACCTTCCCCCCATCCCCAACGAAACGACGGACGGCTGGGTCTCCGGCATCATGAGGGTGGCCGATGCCCTGCTCATCGTCGTCGACCTCAGTGAGGATGCCGACGTCCAGCTGGAGCTCATCCTCGACCAGATCGGGAGGTGGAACATCCGGACGGAGAAGCCGAAGGAGGCGGAGACGCGCGTCCTCGTGAAGCGGGCGCTGGTGGCGGCGAACAAGAAGGACAAGCCGGGGGCCATGGAGAACTTCGAGAGGCTCAAGGCTGCCTACGGCAGCCGCTACCCCATCGTGGCCGTCTCGTGCCTGAAGAAGGACGGCCTCGAGGACCTGAAGCAGGAGATCTTCCGGCTGGCCTCGATCATCCGTGTCTACTCCAAGCCGCCCGGCAAGGAACCCGATCTCTCCATGCCCTACACGGTGCCCGTCGGCTCCACCGTCATGGACGTGGCCGAGAAGGTGCACAAGGACTTCGTGACGAAGCTCAAGTACGCCCGCGTGTGGGGCTCGGCGAAGTTCGACGGCATGCGCGTCGAGAGGACCCACGTGCTGAAGGACAAGGACATCGTCGAGCTGAACATGTAG
- a CDS encoding MBL fold metallo-hydrolase, with the protein MTHPESAVQVRFLGSGDAFGSGGRLQSCILVSHPGGRFLIDCGASAMISLRRFGVDPNSIDGIFLTHLHGDHFGGLPFFILDAQLVSRRTAPLLVAGPPGLCKRLPAAMETLFPGSAGVKRKFAIDLREMAPGAPLAEGAVRVTPFIGLHPSGDNAYSLRFEVEGKVIACSGDTEWTGALAEAARGADLLIAEAYHYDKKIPFHLDYRTLMEKTAGLGIGRTVITHMSADMLSKTGLAACEVADDGKIFEV; encoded by the coding sequence GTGACGCACCCCGAATCGGCGGTACAGGTCCGGTTTCTCGGCAGCGGCGATGCCTTCGGCAGCGGCGGAAGGCTACAGAGCTGCATCCTCGTCAGCCACCCCGGCGGACGGTTTCTCATCGACTGCGGCGCCTCGGCGATGATATCCCTGCGCCGCTTCGGTGTCGACCCCAACTCGATTGACGGCATCTTCCTCACCCACCTCCACGGCGATCACTTCGGAGGGCTTCCTTTCTTCATCCTCGACGCCCAGCTCGTGAGCCGCCGCACGGCGCCTCTCCTCGTGGCAGGCCCGCCCGGGCTGTGCAAGAGACTGCCCGCCGCGATGGAGACCCTCTTCCCCGGCTCTGCCGGCGTGAAACGGAAATTCGCGATCGATCTCCGGGAGATGGCGCCCGGGGCTCCCCTTGCCGAGGGTGCCGTCCGCGTGACGCCGTTCATCGGCCTTCACCCCAGCGGCGACAATGCCTATTCCCTGCGGTTCGAGGTCGAGGGGAAAGTGATCGCCTGCTCCGGCGACACGGAGTGGACCGGGGCGCTGGCCGAGGCCGCCCGCGGGGCCGACCTGCTCATCGCCGAGGCCTACCACTACGACAAGAAGATCCCCTTCCATCTCGACTACCGGACCCTCATGGAAAAGACGGCCGGCCTGGGCATCGGACGGACCGTCATCACCCACATGAGCGCGGACATGCTCTCGAAGACGGGGCTGGCCGCGTGCGAGGTCGCCGACGACGGGAAAATCTTCGAGGTCTGA
- a CDS encoding 2-oxoacid:ferredoxin oxidoreductase subunit gamma produces the protein MPDKSAEQAVRHEIRLAGSGGQGIIMAAIVLAEAAGVHEGKQVSQTQSYGPEARGGTCKAEVVISEAPIDYPKVTRPDFLLAMNQASVNTYFGDLKPTGLLIVDSTLVSKVPTAKTVSIPFTKIAREEFGTDMVANMVALGALGYLSKDVSLESLEEALISRVPPGTEELNLKALRAGVKAAENYDLKKLPQTVAEEEE, from the coding sequence ATGCCGGACAAGAGCGCTGAACAGGCAGTCCGTCACGAGATCCGTCTCGCCGGTTCGGGCGGGCAGGGGATCATCATGGCGGCCATCGTGCTCGCCGAGGCGGCCGGCGTCCACGAGGGAAAGCAGGTGAGCCAGACCCAGAGCTACGGTCCCGAGGCGAGGGGAGGAACCTGCAAGGCCGAGGTCGTCATCAGCGAGGCCCCCATCGACTACCCCAAGGTCACGCGGCCCGATTTCCTGCTGGCTATGAACCAGGCCTCCGTCAACACCTACTTCGGCGACCTCAAGCCGACGGGTCTGCTCATCGTGGACAGCACGCTCGTCAGCAAGGTTCCCACGGCCAAGACCGTCTCCATCCCCTTCACGAAGATCGCCCGGGAGGAGTTCGGGACGGACATGGTGGCCAACATGGTGGCCCTCGGCGCCCTGGGCTATCTCAGCAAGGACGTGTCCCTCGAGAGCCTGGAGGAGGCCCTGATCTCCCGGGTTCCGCCCGGCACGGAGGAACTCAACCTCAAGGCGCTGCGTGCGGGGGTGAAGGCGGCGGAAAACTACGATCTGAAGAAACTGCCCCAGACCGTGGCGGAGGAGGAAGAGTAG
- a CDS encoding 2-oxoacid:ferredoxin oxidoreductase subunit beta → MAEGMTGLVHKYLRHEKKFPHIWCPGCGNGIVLGSLIRAIDRIGLDKDKVALVSGIGCSGRMTTYADFNTLHTPHGRALTYATGLKLSREDLTVIVIMGDGDATAIGGNHYIHAARRNVDMTAIIVNNQVYGMTGGQYSPTTPYGARTTTTPYGMVEHAFDISALAVAAAASYVARCTVYHAALLDQLIEAAIRKRGFSSVEVLSNCHTQFGRRNKMASPVKMLEWFKENAVRMHATSKMKPEEMEGKFIIGVLADSERPSYNEEYERVRERAMGNGNVPKPPARCEG, encoded by the coding sequence ATGGCAGAGGGCATGACCGGGCTCGTGCACAAGTACCTCCGGCACGAGAAGAAGTTCCCCCACATCTGGTGCCCCGGATGCGGCAACGGCATCGTCCTGGGGTCGCTCATCCGCGCCATCGACCGGATCGGGCTCGACAAGGACAAGGTCGCCCTCGTCTCCGGCATCGGCTGCTCGGGGCGCATGACCACCTACGCCGATTTCAACACCCTGCACACCCCCCACGGCCGGGCCCTGACCTACGCCACGGGCCTGAAGCTCTCCCGCGAGGATCTCACGGTGATCGTCATCATGGGCGACGGCGACGCCACGGCCATCGGCGGAAACCACTACATCCACGCCGCCCGCCGCAACGTGGACATGACGGCCATCATCGTCAACAACCAGGTCTACGGCATGACGGGCGGCCAGTACTCGCCCACGACCCCCTATGGGGCCAGGACGACGACGACCCCCTACGGGATGGTGGAGCACGCCTTCGACATCTCGGCCCTGGCCGTCGCGGCGGCAGCCTCCTACGTGGCCCGCTGCACCGTGTACCACGCGGCCCTGCTCGACCAGCTCATCGAGGCGGCCATCCGCAAGAGGGGCTTCAGTTCCGTGGAGGTGCTCTCGAACTGCCATACCCAGTTCGGCAGGCGCAACAAGATGGCAAGCCCCGTGAAGATGCTCGAGTGGTTCAAGGAGAACGCCGTGCGGATGCACGCCACCTCGAAGATGAAGCCCGAGGAGATGGAGGGGAAGTTCATCATCGGCGTCCTGGCCGATTCGGAGCGGCCTTCCTACAACGAAGAGTACGAGCGGGTCCGCGAGAGGGCCATGGGGAACGGCAATGTTCCGAAGCCCCCGGCGCGGTGCGAGGGATGA
- a CDS encoding 2-oxoacid:acceptor oxidoreductase subunit alpha yields the protein MSGWSKEGRIQLLQGNEALAEGALAAGCRFFAGYPITPASEIAEHMALRLPAIGGTFIQMEDEIASMGAVIGASLAGVKAMTATSGPGFSLMQENIGFACMAETPCVIVDVMRGGPSTGLPTLASQGDVMQARWGTHGDHPIIVLAVSSVKDCFDIAVFAFNLAEKYRVPVIILSDEVVAHTRETFVPPRPCEIEVVDRLKPTVPPEWYRPYEDTGTGVPPMAAFGDGYRHHVTGLTHDERGFPTQRSDEIDALMRRLFRKITQGFHEIQRVEGFMLEDAEIAVIAYGSVARSARRAVLEAREHGVKAGLLQLVTLFPFPRRHVEKVLKTCRAVLVPEMNIGQISREVKRVHRDSSRVETLNRIDGRLITPREISDCLIKMYY from the coding sequence ATGAGCGGATGGTCGAAAGAAGGCAGGATCCAGCTGCTCCAGGGAAACGAGGCGCTGGCGGAAGGCGCGCTTGCCGCCGGGTGCCGGTTCTTCGCGGGCTACCCCATCACCCCGGCCTCGGAGATCGCCGAGCACATGGCGCTCAGGCTCCCGGCCATCGGCGGCACCTTCATCCAGATGGAGGATGAGATCGCCAGCATGGGCGCCGTCATCGGCGCGTCGCTTGCGGGCGTGAAGGCCATGACGGCCACGAGCGGCCCCGGCTTTTCGCTCATGCAGGAAAACATCGGCTTCGCCTGCATGGCCGAGACCCCATGCGTCATCGTCGACGTGATGCGGGGCGGGCCGAGCACAGGGCTTCCCACCCTGGCCTCCCAGGGCGACGTCATGCAGGCCCGCTGGGGCACCCACGGGGATCACCCGATCATCGTCCTGGCCGTCTCGTCCGTGAAGGATTGTTTCGACATCGCCGTGTTCGCCTTCAACCTTGCCGAGAAGTACCGGGTCCCCGTCATCATCCTCTCCGACGAGGTGGTGGCCCACACGCGGGAGACCTTCGTCCCGCCCCGGCCCTGCGAGATCGAGGTCGTCGACCGCCTGAAGCCGACGGTGCCGCCCGAGTGGTACCGACCCTACGAGGACACGGGGACGGGGGTGCCTCCCATGGCCGCCTTCGGCGACGGCTACCGCCACCACGTGACGGGACTGACGCACGACGAGAGGGGGTTCCCGACGCAGCGGTCCGACGAGATCGACGCCCTGATGCGCAGGCTCTTCCGGAAGATCACGCAGGGCTTCCACGAGATCCAGCGGGTGGAGGGCTTCATGCTGGAGGATGCCGAGATCGCCGTGATCGCCTACGGCTCCGTGGCCCGCTCGGCCCGGCGGGCCGTCCTCGAGGCCCGCGAGCACGGGGTCAAGGCGGGCCTGCTGCAGCTCGTCACGCTTTTCCCCTTCCCGCGGCGCCACGTTGAAAAAGTCTTGAAAACGTGCCGGGCGGTCCTCGTGCCGGAGATGAACATCGGGCAGATCAGCCGGGAGGTGAAGCGTGTCCACCGCGACAGCTCCCGCGTGGAGACCCTGAACCGTATCGACGGTCGTCTGATCACCCCGCGTGAGATCAGCGACTGTCTCATCAAGATGTACTACTGA
- a CDS encoding 4Fe-4S binding protein, with the protein MAKATVTKTRPESAETEGTGTSRKPEKPKKRYQPFIIRAWCKNCGICAAFCPKQVFRRDDAGAHVEKPEECIGCRFCEMHCPDLAISVQERVAAAGETGT; encoded by the coding sequence ATGGCGAAAGCGACCGTTACGAAAACGAGACCCGAATCCGCCGAAACGGAAGGCACCGGAACATCCCGGAAACCCGAGAAGCCGAAAAAGCGTTACCAACCGTTCATCATCCGGGCCTGGTGCAAGAACTGCGGGATCTGCGCGGCGTTCTGTCCCAAGCAGGTGTTTCGCCGTGACGATGCGGGGGCTCACGTGGAAAAACCCGAGGAATGCATCGGCTGCCGGTTCTGCGAAATGCATTGCCCCGATCTGGCCATATCGGTGCAGGAGCGGGTTGCCGCAGCGGGAGAGACGGGCACATGA